A window of Otariodibacter oris genomic DNA:
AATTTAGGGCCTTCTCCTGCTCCAAAACTTAGTCCAAGCCCCATTGCATCTGGAATGGTTAAGATATCAGAAAAAAGGATCGCAGCATCCAGTTCATAACGACGTAAAGGCTGTAATGTGACTTCACAAGCCAAATCCGCATTGCGACAAAGTGCCATAAAATCACCCGCCTCTGCTCGTGTTGCTTTATATTCAGGCAAATAACGCCCTGCTTGGCGCATCATCCACACTGGTGTCATATCAACAGGCTCTCGCAATAGTGCCTTTAAATAGCGATCATTTTTTAAATCAGTCATAAGCTTTCCATTCAAATAAAAATGCCCCATAGAGCAAATATGGGGCGAATCATATCATAATTTAGTTTGATTTCACGCTAATCTTAGCTTGAATCATTTGACCTTTATTCAATGAACTATGAATTCGAGCAGTTTCTGCACATACCATTGTTTTATAACCTGAATCAGTCATATTACTGGTTGGCTTATGCCACGGATTCCACACCACCACTTCTGTTGAGTTAATATGTTGCACTTCAATTTGACGTTGATAACCTTTATCTACAATAGTCGTGATCGCATTTTCAACGGAGTACATTTCATCAACATTTTCTGAAATTAATCTTGGGGACGAAACTGATTCTTGTTGGTGCGTCAGATGATTGAATACAGTAGTTGGTAATCCATGTAGTTCAACTTGGCTAATATCTGCAATATTAAAATAGCTATGTAATGCTGGATTAGCCTGTCCTGCACCTTGATGCGTCAAGGTTAATGTGCAAGTTTCGCCTAACTCCATCGCCATTTGTGCATCAAGCCCTTTACCATCTTCTGCTTTCAAATCAAATCTTAAAAAGACTTTATCTTTGGTAATTTCATATTGATTCAATTCCCACATACGAATACGTGCAGTGCCATGGAAAGGCTCGCCTAAGCTACCAAACCAAGGATAGCAAATTGGAACACCACCTCGAATTGCACTACCTAATTTAAACGGTTCAATTTCACTCAACCAAAACACATCTTTATCCGTATGCTTTGGTTGCCAACTGAATAAATGCGCACCTTGTAAAGCCACTTTTGCTTTAACTTCTGGATGATCGATTTCTAATACGGGTATCTCGTTATATTCAACAAGACTCAATTCAGGTGTAATTTGTTGAAGTTTTTTCATTTTGTACTCCTTAATCTGTTATAAAATTAATACAAGCGGTTAGATTATCGCACTATTTTACAAAAATAAGGTAAAAAAATAAGGATACCAATTGGTATCCCTCATTCAATTTAATGGGCTAAATATTGTTTTGCGACACTAATCGCTTCGGCGACTCGTTCAAAGCTTACCCCACCTTTAGCACAACGTTTTGCAAGGCACGAATCTAAAGATAAGATTGGATAAACATCATCACTAATTGTGGTATGGAATTGTTTAAATTCCTCTAAATTCAATTCTTCGAGTGCTTTTTTCTGACTAATTGCATAAACCACTGCTTCCCCAACAATATGGTGTGCTTCACGGAACGGAATGCCTTTTGCAACTAGGTAGTCAGCCAATTCAGTCGCATTTGCGTAACCTTGCTGTGCAGCCTCTTTGGTTCTTTCTGTATCAACTTTAATATCTTCTAACACTAATGCAGAAATATTGATACACGCTTGCCACGTTTCGATAGCATCAAAGATACCTTCTTTATCCTCTTGCATATCTTTGTTATAAGCCAATGGCAAACCTTTTAAAGTGGTCAATAAGCCTGTTAAAGCACCAAATACTCGACCCGTTTTACCACGCACTAATTCGCACGCATCAGGGTTTTTCTTTTGTGGCATTAATGAAGATCCTGAAGTAACACGATCGGAGAGTTCCACAAAATGCGATTCGCCACTATTGAAAATAATCAGATCTTCGGCAAAACGAGAAAGGTGCATTGTGCTAATTGATGCGGCTGCTAATAATTCTAAAACGTGATCACGATCAGAAACGCTATCTAAACTATTACGTGTTGCGGTCTCAAACCCAAGATCTAACGCTAATTTATCACGATCAATCACATAAGCCGTACCCGCCAACGCCCCCGATCCTAATGGGCAAGTATTCATACGATTATAGGCATCTGTCAAACGGCTATAATCACGATCTAACATTTCAAAATATGCCATACACCAGTGAGCAAAAGTGATCGGTTGAGCACGTTGTAAATGGGTATAACCCGGCATTACCGATTGCTGATTTGCTTCCGCAGTTTCGACTAATTTATGTTGTAATGCACGGATAGATTCTTGTAAAGATAGCACTTGAGCCTTACACCAAAGTTTCATATCTACAGCAACTTGGTCATTACGGCTACGTCCCGTATGTAATTTTTTACCCAAATCGCCGACTCTTTTAATCAGTTGTAATTCGACCCAGCTATGAATATCTTCTGCATCTTCTTGCAGTACGATAGCTAGGTTTGGAGCTACTTCTGCACGTAACTGTTTTAACGCTTGTAATAACTCGCCTAATTCTGATTCGGTAATGATTCCCACAGACTGAATAGCTTTAGCCCATCCCATTGAACCATCAATATCTTGCAAGGCTAAACGGTAGTCAAAACGTAATGAATCATTAAAATATTTAAATTGTTGATCTGCGGCTTGTGTAAAACGCCCACCCCAAAGTGCCATATAGAATTCCTTGATTTTTGCAAATAAAAAAGCGGATCTAACCGCTTACATTGGCGATATTATTGCATAATTATGCATTTTATTTCAATAATTATTTCAATTTAAGCCCTAATGCTTTTTCTGCTTTAGCTGTTAAGTTGACTGCTCCAGAAGAGGTCATCACAATATTATCTTCTGAACGAATACCACCAAAAGATTTCAACTGATTGATTTTATCCCAATTGAAGAAACGAGAAAGCGGATGATTTTTCCAAGGGGCAAGTAACATATCCACAAAATAAAAACCCGGTTCGATAGTTACTACCATTCCTTCGATTAATTCTCTCGTACAACGCAAACTTGGATAAATCTCTGGTGGCGCTTTATGTGTACCACGATGATTTTGCTGAAAACCTGCCACATCGTGTACTTGTAACCCCAATTGATGCCCTAAGCCGTGAGGTAAGAAAATTCGGCTAATCCCTTCTTCAAAAATTTGTTCAGCGGGTAATTTCACTAATTCAAACTGATGAATCATTTGTGAGATCCATTGGTGCATTTGGGTATGATAACTCAAATAATTAAATCCTACTTGAAGTTGATCAATGATATCTAACTTAAATTGATCCATTTGATTAACTAGCTCTGCAAACTCACTTTGCTGATCGAAAGCATAGGTACGAGTAATATCAGAGGCATAGCCTAAACAAGTAGTCCCCGCATCAATCAAGAAACTTTGACGTATATCAGGGTGTTTAAAATCTAATTGGGTATAATGCAACACAGCACTGTTTTGATTAATCGCAATGATATTGCCGTAAGGGACGTTGTTGTCAGACTGTTGTGTTGCCGCTAAGTAAGCAAGATTAATTTCAAATTCTGTCTTGCCTGCAAAGAAAGCGTCTTTAGCCACTTGATGCCCTTTTAATGCACTTAATTGTGCTTGATAGATACACTCAATTTCAAATTCGCTTTTGATTGAACGCTCAAAATGCAGTACATTGAGTACCTTTTTACTGTTAATTTCAGTAAAACCAAGTGATTGAGCAAGAGATTCATCTTCCCCAATAAAAGCACAATGCTGTGGCTGTTGAATGTATTGGGTAATCTGTTGCTGATCAGTCAGAATTTGCCACTCAAATTCATCGGCGAAAAAAGCAGAACGAGGCGGATTTGGCATAACGTGCCAATAGTCTTCAGGAGCGTAAAAATAAATTTTAGGCTTATTTTGACCATCTAAAAATAGCCAGCTATGTTCAGCGGAAGGATCAGGGAAAAAATAGTTAAAATGTGGATTGATTTTGAAAGGTGCGTATTGATCATCTAAAAAGTTTTTTTTAGCCGATCCTGCATGAATCCATAATCCATCTAAACGAGAAACTTCCAATGCGTGCTGTACAATGCTTTGTAAACGTGCAATATGCTGTGAAAACAATACTTTCATGTTATTTCCTAATTTTAATTTAATGGTATTTTATGAGCGAACTCACAACCAATCAAACTTTAGATACTCTCGGGCTACGTTGCCCAGAACCTGTTATGCTCACTCGCAAAACTATTCGTAGTATGCAAGATGGTGAGATATTACATATTATTGCTGATGACCCAGCTACCACACGTGATATTCCAAGTTTTTGTCAATTTATGGATCATCAACTACTTAAAAGTGAAACCGATAGCAAGCCTTACCAATATTGGATCAAAAAAGGGCTTTAAGGCTTTGCCAATAATGGCTGATAACATTGATTAGCCATTATAACAACAAAGGCGACTATTGTAGAAATAATCGCCTTATGCTTTATGAGAAAAAATCACAAATAACTTTCATCGAAGAATTGAGATTCTAATTGACATATTTTGGTAAATAAGGCACTAAGTTGTTCTCGATCTACCTTCTGATCTTCGCCTAGTTGGTCCATTTCTGATTTTAGCCATGCGACTAACGACTGAAAATAGTCATTATTATGTAACGTTATCCATTCATTAAAGTAAAAAGCCTCTGGTGACTTCTCACGATATTTCACACCCCAATGGCAGTAAACTGCTTCAGCACAGGTAATAATCGTCATGCAATTTGCATAACCGACCTCTGCACCTGAATCTATCGCTTTTTTAATTTCATCGTGGAAACCTTGAATTGAAGGGAATACGGCTAGATTTGGATCGAGATAGTGACTCGGCTCAACCCCTAACGCTTCAAAAGAACGAATAAAATAATCGTCTTCCGCACTTGTGATCATACTTAAAAAAGTGGATAAGCGGTGCTTTTGTTCTAATGTTTTGGAATAAGCAATTGCATAGGCAATTAAGTCAGCAAAGACACGAACAAAGGCATAATCCTGCACTAAATAATTCGCAAAAACCTTTTTATCTAAAGTCCCATCAACCATATCTCGAATAAATCCATGATCCGTTGCTTGTTGCCAATAAGGTTCCGCTTGTTGAATTAAATAATCTGAAAATTTAACTTTATTCATCATATTACTCCTCTGCTTTTATTATTCTTTGCTCAACTCATTTTGTTTCCCAAAAGTAAAGTCTAAGATTTTATAGTCCCGCTTTTAAACTTGCTTCAATGAATCGATCAAGATCGCCATCTAAGACTGCTTGGGTATTACGATTTTCCACGCCTGTGCGTAAATCTTTGATTCGTGAATCATCCAATACATAAGAACGGATTTGACTGCCCCAACCAATATCAGATTTAGTTTCTTCTAAAGCTTGTTTATCGGCATTTTTCTTCATCATTTCTAGTTCATACAACTTAGCTCTCAACTGTTTCATACATTGATCTTTATTCTTGTGTTGAGAACGGTCATTTTGACATTGCACGACAATCCCTGTTGGAATATGGGTAATACGTACCGCAGATTCTGTTTTATTAACGTGCTGTCCACCCGCACCTGATGCGCGATAAACATCAATACGTAAATCGGCGGGATTGATTTCAATATCAATATCGTCTTCAATTTCAGGATAGACGAAAGCTGCACTAAAAGACGTATGGCGACGGTTATTTGAATCAAATGGGCTTTTACGCACTAAACGATGAATCCCTGTTTCTGTACGTAACCATCCAAAAGCATGATCACCAGATACTTTGATTGTAGCGGATTTAATCCCTGCGACTTCACCATCTGACACTTCCATTAACTCAGTTTTAAATCCTTTGCTTTCAGCCCAACGGAGATACATACGAAGTAACATTTCTGTCCAATCTTGTGCTTCCGTTCCGCCTGAACCAGATTGTAAGTCAACATAGCAATCAGCAGAATCATTTGGTCCGCTAAACATTCTACGAAATTCAAGTTTTGCTAATTTTTCTTCTAATTCATCCGCTTCTTGTTGAGCTTCATTAAAGGTTTCTTTATCTTCAGCTTCAACAGCTAATTCAATTAAACCTTCGACATCTTCAACACCTTGTTCAAGATCTCGAATAGTATCAACAACCATTTCAAGAGAAACACGCTCTTTACCCAGTGCTTGTGCCTTTTCAGGATCATTCCATACTTCTGGCTGTTCTAATTCTGCATTGACTTCTTCTAAGCGTTCTACTTTGAGATCAAAGTCAAAGATACCCCCTAAGTACTCGGGTACGCTCTGCCATATCGGCTAATTGTGTTTTTATTGGATTAATTTCAAACATGGTTTTTCCTTAAATTTTTGAAAGCGTAATTATAGCGAAATCGCCTATAACATTAAACAAGCGGTCAGATCCCTTTGATTTTTTTACCACTTAATTCGCGCAAACCCTTTGGATAAATCTTCAATAAGATCTTCCACATTTTCTAAGCCAATGTGAACGCGAACTAAAGTCCCTGTTAATTTGCGAGTGATCGCAGGGCGAATACGTTCTATTTCTCTTGGTTGGTTTGTCAAAATAAGTGATTCATAACCACCCCAAGAATATGCCATAGAAAATAACTCAAAGTGATCTAAGAAAGTAGCTAACTCTTGATCCGATAAAGTTTTGCAAAGTTCAAATGAAAACAGACCGCTTGTACCTAAAAAATCGCGGTTAAATTCATTATGTCCAGGACAACTTGGCAAAGCAGGATGATAAACAGCTTTGACTTCGGGGCGAGTTGTTAGCCAATTTGCCACAGCAATACTGCTTTCTTGATGCTGTTTAAGGCGAATACCCAGTGTACGAAGCCCTCTTGATGCCATATAGGCAGAGTCCGCATCCGCCATTTGCCCCATTAAATAAGAATGTTCTCTTAATTGATCCCAACAACGTTTATTTGCGACAGCTGTACCAATCATCGCATCAGAATGTCCAACTAAGTATTTCGTCCCTGCTTGAATTGAAATATCAACACCATACTGTAATGCAGGGAAAAGTACGCCCGCTGACCAAGTATTATCAATCATAATTACAATGTCAGGGTTAATCGCTCTCACCGTTTTCACAATCAATGGCACATCAGGCACTTCCATTGTGAGTGAGCTTGGTGCTTCTAAAAATAAAACTTTGGTATTGGGTTGTACCAGTTTCGCTATTTGTTCACCAATCAATGGGTCATAGTAGGTGGTTTCCACCCCCATTTTCTTTAAAATAACATCACAAAACTCTTGTGTGGGTTCGTAGGCTGCACCTGTCATCAACACATGATCACTTTGTTCCACAAAGGCAAAAATACTATTTGTTACCGCAGCAGCACCGCAAGGATATAAATAGCAACCATCGCCTCCTTCAAGTTCACACATCGCATCTTGCAGGGCAAAATGAGTAAGCGTGCCTCGACGTCCATAGAATAATGCCCCTTTATAGCGATTACGTGTAGCATCTTTTTTGTCTGCAACCGAATCAAAAACAAGAGACGATGCTCGTTGGATAACTGGATTAACGGCACCTTTAGTGTAAGTCTTTTTTCTGCCTGCCGAGATTAATTGTGTTGCTAATTTTTTCTGTTTTTCCATTGTTATCCCCTCGTAATTATTGTGTGTAAGCGGTTAGATTCTAGCAAAGTTCTGCAGTTTTTATCCTCGCCATTTTGTAAATTTAGGTTTTACAAATTCTGTTCCTTTATCTTTATACGCTATATTTTCTAAATTGAGAAGATAACGTTTTGTGGGTAATCCTCCGCCAAATCCAGTCAGCGATTGATCTTTCCCTAATACTCGGTGACAAGGGATTAAAATAGAGATCGGATTTCGTCCAACGGCACCACCAACTGCTCTTACCGCATTAGGATTACCTAGTTGCTTTGCAATTTCGCCATAAGATGTGGTTTTACCATAAGGAATTTGCGTAAGCACTTTCCAAACAGATCGCTGAAATACTGTGCCTTTCGGTTGAATAAAATCTAATTGAGAAAACTCAATGAGTTCTCCACTGAAATAGCGGTCTAATATTTCCCTTGTTTTACAAAAAATAGACCAACTTTCTGAGTGATCAATATGCGCTTGTTGAAAATGATCAGGTAAATCCATTACCTGCTCTTTTTCAAAATTAATAAAAATCAGCGCATTATTTTCAACGGCTATTAATAATTTGCCTATTGGCGAGGTGTAGTAGTCATAATAGATTGGATTATTGGATATCAAATTCATAATATTACTTATATGTGATGAGTAGAATGTAAAGTTTTAGTTGATCAATACTACTCGCTCTGCGCCTAAAAAACTTCCTTTTTTTAAAATAAAAATACGAGAAAATCTAGCTCAGATGGCATTGCCTTAAACTAGAAATTCTCGTATTTAATTATACAAATTGATATACGAAAAATGCTAAAAGTTAAATTTCATCAATGATTCGATAAACCCAGTTTTCTAATGGATCGTTTAATCGTTTCATTTCTACACGCATTTCTTCTAACATTTCTTTTTTGATATCACGATAAGCATCATCATAGAATAGATTATGCATTTCTCCCGGATCTTTGCGAATATCATATAATTCACACAAATCAGTCGCATTGAATACCAATTTATAATCCTTTCTACGCCACATTCTTTGTTCAAAATAAACAAAGTGTCCTGCTAATTGACCAAGTAAACCTTTACGTCCATTATTTTGGCTTTGACGAGTGATAGGTAACAATGTTTCACCTTGGAAACTTTCTGGTACTTTTTGACCTGCGATATCAAATACGGTCGAAGTTAAATCATGTAAATAAACTAAATTATCATCAACTTGATTTTCACGAGATGATTGAGGATCCTTGATAATTAATGGAATGTTATAGGTTGATTCAAACATGAATTCACCTTTCTCAATCATTTTGTGAGCACCCATAGCATCACCATGGTCAGCAGTAGCGACAATAAAGGTATTATCGTATAGATTGTTGTCTTCTAAATACTTAAAGAGATCGCCAATAGCATCATCAATTAGAGTAATGTATCCCCAGAATTTAGAGATCACTTCTCTCCAACGTTCTTCGCTCGCTTCCCACATTCCCCACATTTTAGAGATTGTACGATAGTGACCTGGTTTCCCTTCTAACGGTTTGAAGAAACTTTCGTCTAATACGATATCCTTTGGATCATACATTGAATAGTATGGCTCAGGAATGACACATGGTGTGTGAGGTCCCCAGAAATTAACCCAAGCAAAGAATGGTTTACCTTCATCTAGGGATTCTTTGATATAACGTTTCGTTTCATCAATGATGAAATATTCTATCGTTTCTTCTTTCGTCCCAGATAATAAACCACACAACTCTTGTACTCTTAAATGTGGGTTCTCACCAAAATAAGCTCGGCTAACTGTCGGTGCTTCATAGCCCTTTTCTTCTAACCATTCTTTATAGCGATTAGAATGAGTTGGACCTTGATCGAAGACTAAATTTTTATAGACACGACTACCAGGGTAACCGTAACCATCAAAATTATGACCTTTGATATCATAATCTTCCGGCACGGATTTTGTCCCAACGTGCCATTTACCAACTACATAGCTGTTATAGCCATCAATATGACCAATATTCGGCAAGGATGGACTAATTTCACCAGTTCCTCCTTTTTCACCATTCTTGATAATGCCGTGCGATGACGGCATTAATCCAGTGAAAAGAGAGGTTCTAGCAGGTCCACAGACGGATGCTGGAGTAAAGGCATTATTAAAACGGATACCATCTTTAGCTAATCTGTCTAAATTTGGAGTTTTAACAATTTCATGCCCATAAGAACCCAGCATGTCCTTTCTAACTTGATCTAATAATATGTAAATAACATTGTTCATTAATTACGCCTTATTTTTTCTACCAAACACCACGAGAATAATAATTTGCAATATAACATATGCGCCTATAACCATTAAAGGACTACCTGTTTCTGAAGCTAAACCTAATGGAGAAAGTAAGGCGTACACACTAATTAATCCTAAGACAAGTGATGCAACAGTTACGTTTGCATATTCCCAATTAGATAAATCTACATTTGCATGATTTGATGTATCTTCTTCGTATGGTGTACGTCTTAAGAATGTACCTAACACAAGCATTAACACAACATCAAAGACAAACAATGACGCCATAACATAGACGAAGTTTACTTGAACATCAAATACCCATACGATTGAGAAGTAAAGAATAACGTGAAGTAACAACGCGATTCTAGCTGCTAAGCCTGATACTGTTTTATTAAATAAGCCGACTGCAAAAAGAGCAACGATAGGAATATTAACGAAACCAGCAAAACGTTTAGTTAACAAGAAAATACCATCTGTACCAAACATAAGTAATGGTCCCATAATCATGGTAACAATCGCCATGACTGCTGATACTTTTTTAGCAAGTACAATCACTTCTTGTTCAGTGTATGACTTATGGCTAATAGATGGTAATAAGTCTTTACAGAAAATAGTTGCTGATGAATTTAAGAATGAGTTAAATGTACTTAAAATCGCACCAAACAATGCAGCCACGAAGAAACCTTGTAAAGCTGTTGGTAACACACGATTAACTAATTCAGGATAAGATACATCAATTGGTTTTAATCCTTCTCCAAGGATATGGAAACTGAGTAAACCCGGTAAGTTTAAAATAATAGGTAATAAGAGAAGGAATAATGCCGCAATTAAGATCCCTTTTTGACCTGCTTTTAAGTCTCTCGCACCTAATGCACGTTGTACGATAGCTTGGTTAGTTGTCCAATAGAAGAAGTTTACAACTAAAATACCAGTAAACATTGCTGGCCAAGGCACAGCATCTGTTGCACTACCAATCGCATTGAATTTTTCCACATGAGTTGTGCCAATGACTTTGATACCTTCCATAAAGCTACCATCACCAAGATATATCAAAGCAAAGATAGGCACAAGCAATGCACCGATTACTAAGATAAAGGCATTAAGTGTATCTGATACTGCAACGGCTTTTAACCCACCAAAGATAGCGTAAATAGCCCCAACAATACCAATTACAATTACTGTATAAGTAATTGATTCGCCGTAACTTAACCCGAAAATAGTTTCTAGATTAAATACAGAGTTAAATGCAATTGCTCCAGTATAAAGAGCAGTTGGAATAACAATGAAAAGATAAAAAACCAAGAATAATGCTGACATAATCAAACGAGTTTGTCTGTCAAATCGGTTTTCAAAAAATTCTGGAATTGTGGTATATCCGTTACGAATATATTTTGGCAGTAAATAAAGTGCTAAGAAACAGAGAGGAACAACCGCTTGAACTGTCCAAGCAATAATAGAGAAATTCCCTGCGTAGGAATTCGCATTTACCCCAATAAGTTGTTCAGTGGATAATGAAGTCAATACCATTGAACATCCAATCACTACCGCACTCAATCCTCTTCCCGCAAGGAAGTAACCTTTAGAAGTAGTTAAATCATCATTTTTGGTTTTATACCAAGAAATAAGTGCCACTGCTAAAGTGACAACCAAAAAGCTGACTATGGTTAAAAACATATAGCCTCCAAATATGCTCTTAGAATAACTGATACGACTATCTAACCTTAGATAGTTATTCTAAACTTTGTATTAGTACACAAAATTAGACGCTAATTAGAATAATATGATTATAAAATTATCAATATGATAATAATCATAGCTGATAAGTGATCTTGATCACATATTGAAAAATTTTTTCGAATATGAGGATGATCATAAAATCTGGTCAAAATTTTATTAGATAATGAGGAAAAATAACTGAGGAAAAATGAGGAAGAACAATGTCTTTATTGATTATTTGCATATTGATCATTTGTGGCGTGTTAGCTAACATCATGTCTGCTCTGTTTGGCATTGGTGGCGGAGTATTAATGGTGCCTGTACTACGTACTCTTTTCCCAGATTTACCATTCCAAATGGTTTCAGCTACATCTCTGACGATTGTTATTGGAACATCTTTAATTAATTTAAGCTATTTTTATAAACGCAAAATATCTATCAGTTATAAATCTATGTTTCTCTGGTCAATTGGTATGTTAATTGGAGTACAAATTGGTTTTGAGAGCAGCTTTTATTTATCTAATACCATTATTATTAGTGTATTTATCATCACGCTATTAATACTCGCAGCTCGAAGTTTTTTCTTTTATAAACGAACAGATGATACGTCTGATTATTCTGTAACCAAAGAGAACTATAAAGGAATTATCCTTTGTGGATTAGGTGGTGGAGTTGCAGGAATGACAGGCATTGGAGGAGGTTCAGTACTTGCTCCATTAGTAGGCCAACTTCACAGTGTTAAACCTACCCAAATTGCAGTCTATACAAATTATATGATGGTAATTGGAGGACTTGGTAGCTTATATGGTTATTTAACAAGAGTCCCTTCTACTTACTTAGAAAACTCATGGCAAATTGGTTATGTTAACTTTTCTATTGCAGGGATAGTTATTGCAAGTTCATTTGTCACAAGTTTTGCTTCAATGAGACTGAAAGGAGCGCTTACTCCTGAATTAACCCGGAAATGTCTTGGCGGAATTTTATTAGTTATTGCCCTCTACATGCTAATACTACAGTTATAGCACTTAAAAGCGCCTTAATTTTATTATTTTTACCCATAATTCAACATTGAGAATTGTTAGCTTTTCAGTATAATCAATCTAATTTT
This region includes:
- a CDS encoding sulfatase-like hydrolase/transferase; its protein translation is MNNVIYILLDQVRKDMLGSYGHEIVKTPNLDRLAKDGIRFNNAFTPASVCGPARTSLFTGLMPSSHGIIKNGEKGGTGEISPSLPNIGHIDGYNSYVVGKWHVGTKSVPEDYDIKGHNFDGYGYPGSRVYKNLVFDQGPTHSNRYKEWLEEKGYEAPTVSRAYFGENPHLRVQELCGLLSGTKEETIEYFIIDETKRYIKESLDEGKPFFAWVNFWGPHTPCVIPEPYYSMYDPKDIVLDESFFKPLEGKPGHYRTISKMWGMWEASEERWREVISKFWGYITLIDDAIGDLFKYLEDNNLYDNTFIVATADHGDAMGAHKMIEKGEFMFESTYNIPLIIKDPQSSRENQVDDNLVYLHDLTSTVFDIAGQKVPESFQGETLLPITRQSQNNGRKGLLGQLAGHFVYFEQRMWRRKDYKLVFNATDLCELYDIRKDPGEMHNLFYDDAYRDIKKEMLEEMRVEMKRLNDPLENWVYRIIDEI
- a CDS encoding solute:sodium symporter family transporter, translated to MFLTIVSFLVVTLAVALISWYKTKNDDLTTSKGYFLAGRGLSAVVIGCSMVLTSLSTEQLIGVNANSYAGNFSIIAWTVQAVVPLCFLALYLLPKYIRNGYTTIPEFFENRFDRQTRLIMSALFLVFYLFIVIPTALYTGAIAFNSVFNLETIFGLSYGESITYTVIVIGIVGAIYAIFGGLKAVAVSDTLNAFILVIGALLVPIFALIYLGDGSFMEGIKVIGTTHVEKFNAIGSATDAVPWPAMFTGILVVNFFYWTTNQAIVQRALGARDLKAGQKGILIAALFLLLLPIILNLPGLLSFHILGEGLKPIDVSYPELVNRVLPTALQGFFVAALFGAILSTFNSFLNSSATIFCKDLLPSISHKSYTEQEVIVLAKKVSAVMAIVTMIMGPLLMFGTDGIFLLTKRFAGFVNIPIVALFAVGLFNKTVSGLAARIALLLHVILYFSIVWVFDVQVNFVYVMASLFVFDVVLMLVLGTFLRRTPYEEDTSNHANVDLSNWEYANVTVASLVLGLISVYALLSPLGLASETGSPLMVIGAYVILQIIILVVFGRKNKA
- a CDS encoding sulfite exporter TauE/SafE family protein, whose translation is MSLLIICILIICGVLANIMSALFGIGGGVLMVPVLRTLFPDLPFQMVSATSLTIVIGTSLINLSYFYKRKISISYKSMFLWSIGMLIGVQIGFESSFYLSNTIIISVFIITLLILAARSFFFYKRTDDTSDYSVTKENYKGIILCGLGGGVAGMTGIGGGSVLAPLVGQLHSVKPTQIAVYTNYMMVIGGLGSLYGYLTRVPSTYLENSWQIGYVNFSIAGIVIASSFVTSFASMRLKGALTPELTRKCLGGILLVIALYMLILQL